From the genome of Rhodobacteraceae bacterium Araon29, one region includes:
- a CDS encoding homoserine O-succinyltransferase, which yields MPIKIPSDLPAFDVLTREGVMVMGEDQASRQDIRPIRIGLLNLMPKKIQTENQFARLIGATPLQIDLSLIRMSEHQTKNTAADHMESFYRPFSEVLASDDKFDGLIITGAPIEHLPFEDVSYWEELKTVFNWTQSHVHSTFGVCWGGMAMIKHFHKIDKQMLDAKAFGCFRHKNLKSNSPYLRGFSDDCVIPVSRWTEILEPDVKAEPALEILLGSDEVGPCLIEDAAHRALYIFNHFEYDSDTLKQEYDRDISEGRSINVPNNYYPDDNPQMPPQNRWRSHAHLLYGNWINEIYQSTPYDMNDIGT from the coding sequence ATGCCGATTAAAATCCCATCCGACCTTCCTGCCTTTGACGTGCTGACGCGCGAAGGCGTTATGGTGATGGGGGAAGATCAGGCATCGCGTCAGGACATCCGACCCATTCGCATTGGTCTTTTGAATTTGATGCCCAAGAAAATTCAAACGGAAAATCAATTTGCGCGCTTGATCGGGGCCACTCCTTTACAGATTGATCTATCGCTTATCCGTATGAGCGAGCATCAGACAAAAAATACTGCTGCGGACCATATGGAAAGCTTTTACCGGCCATTTTCAGAGGTGCTCGCAAGTGATGATAAATTCGACGGTTTGATCATCACTGGGGCTCCAATTGAACATTTGCCCTTTGAGGACGTTTCCTATTGGGAAGAGCTTAAAACTGTTTTTAACTGGACTCAAAGCCATGTCCATTCGACCTTTGGCGTATGCTGGGGGGGGATGGCAATGATCAAGCATTTCCATAAAATTGATAAACAGATGCTGGATGCCAAGGCTTTTGGATGCTTTCGTCATAAGAACCTAAAGTCAAACTCACCCTATTTGCGCGGGTTTTCAGATGACTGTGTCATTCCTGTCAGCCGCTGGACTGAAATCCTTGAACCAGATGTAAAGGCTGAACCCGCACTTGAAATTTTACTGGGCAGCGACGAGGTCGGTCCCTGTTTGATCGAGGATGCAGCCCACCGAGCGCTATATATTTTCAATCATTTTGAATACGACAGCGATACGCTTAAACAAGAATATGATCGTGATATATCCGAAGGTCGAAGCATTAACGTGCCGAATAACTATTATCCTGATGATAATCCACAAATGCCACCCCAAAACCGTTGGCGCAGTCATGCGCATTTATTATACGGCAACTGGATCAATGAAATTTATCAATCTACACCCTATGACATGAATGACATTGGTACTTAG
- a CDS encoding KpsF/GutQ family sugar-phosphate isomerase — protein MSAPHSETVDHARRVLTIEAEALQQLANHLPDDFSPLTEAILTCTGRVIVSGVGKSGHIGRKISATLASTGTPSYFVHATEASHGDLGMIVEGDLCLLISNSGETAELRDIVAHTRRFSIPMAAISSKAGSTLMKAADFALCLPDAPEACAIGMAPTTSTTMMIALGDALAVALMKKRNFKAENFSVFHPGGKLGAQMASVGELMHGRDKMPFVAPNTSMQDTLLEMTSKGFGVAVVLDNERITGVISDGDLRRHMHHLMEKTASEIASPDPITVQSDLFAADALRIMNDHKIGVLVVVDSEQKPQGIFHIQDLLRAGVA, from the coding sequence ATGAGCGCACCGCACAGCGAAACAGTTGATCATGCCCGCCGGGTTTTGACCATTGAAGCAGAGGCTTTGCAGCAATTAGCAAATCATTTGCCAGATGATTTTTCGCCGCTTACTGAAGCAATCTTGACTTGTACCGGACGGGTGATTGTTTCAGGTGTCGGAAAATCAGGTCACATCGGGCGCAAAATTTCTGCCACGCTTGCAAGCACCGGTACGCCCTCGTATTTTGTGCATGCCACCGAAGCCAGCCATGGTGATCTGGGAATGATTGTCGAAGGCGACCTTTGTCTGCTTATTTCAAACTCTGGCGAAACTGCCGAACTGCGCGATATCGTGGCCCATACCCGCCGGTTTTCAATTCCAATGGCGGCAATTTCTTCCAAAGCCGGCAGCACATTGATGAAAGCGGCAGATTTCGCGCTTTGCCTGCCTGATGCGCCTGAAGCCTGCGCCATTGGTATGGCCCCTACCACGTCAACCACGATGATGATTGCCTTGGGCGATGCCTTGGCGGTTGCGCTAATGAAAAAGCGCAATTTTAAGGCCGAAAACTTTTCCGTCTTTCATCCGGGCGGCAAACTTGGTGCGCAAATGGCCAGCGTTGGCGAGCTAATGCACGGGCGGGATAAAATGCCCTTTGTTGCGCCCAACACGTCTATGCAGGACACCTTGCTGGAAATGACATCGAAAGGTTTTGGGGTTGCGGTTGTCTTGGACAACGAGCGGATTACAGGGGTTATTTCAGACGGCGATCTGCGCCGCCATATGCATCATCTGATGGAGAAAACAGCCTCTGAAATTGCCAGCCCAGACCCGATTACGGTGCAGAGCGATCTTTTTGCCGCCGATGCCTTGCGGATTATGAACGATCATAAAATTGGCGTGCTGGTGGTGGTAGATAGCGAACAAAAGCCTCAGGGCATTTTCCATATCCAAGACTTGCTAAGAGCAGGTGTCGCATGA
- a CDS encoding EamA family transporter — translation MTGAIASFVAMAVAGRAVSFQLDTFEIMLFRSFIGFLLVLGFILVRDEGKNISRRHMGIHVIRNLFHFTGQNLWFFAITVIPLAQVFALEFTTPLWILLLSPFILGERLTRKNISVGLIGFGGALLVAQPAMSGLSFGVMSAALAAVGFAGSIVLTKKLTQSETILTVLFYMTLFQLGFGLICAGYDGDIALPSAQNLPWVILIACAGLTAHFSLTTALSLAPATLIAPIDFIRLPAIVVIGFIFYSEPVDALVILGAGIIFAANYLNILGERNQS, via the coding sequence ATGACTGGTGCCATTGCCTCGTTTGTAGCGATGGCCGTGGCCGGGCGTGCTGTCAGCTTTCAACTTGATACCTTTGAAATAATGCTTTTTCGTAGTTTTATCGGATTTTTGCTTGTTCTTGGCTTTATTTTGGTTCGGGATGAGGGGAAAAATATATCGCGGCGGCACATGGGTATCCATGTGATCCGAAATCTGTTTCATTTTACTGGCCAGAACCTGTGGTTCTTTGCCATCACTGTGATCCCGCTAGCGCAGGTTTTTGCGCTTGAGTTTACCACGCCACTTTGGATTTTACTCCTGTCACCGTTTATTCTAGGCGAGCGGTTGACCCGCAAAAACATCTCAGTTGGTCTCATTGGCTTTGGCGGCGCTTTGCTGGTTGCTCAACCGGCGATGTCGGGCCTGAGCTTCGGGGTGATGAGCGCAGCGCTTGCGGCGGTTGGTTTTGCGGGTTCAATTGTATTGACCAAAAAGTTAACGCAAAGCGAAACAATTTTAACCGTACTTTTTTACATGACGCTTTTTCAACTGGGCTTTGGTCTAATCTGCGCAGGCTATGACGGCGATATAGCGCTGCCATCTGCCCAAAACCTGCCTTGGGTGATCCTTATTGCCTGTGCAGGCCTGACCGCTCATTTTTCGCTGACCACCGCACTTTCACTTGCACCGGCCACGCTGATTGCGCCCATAGATTTTATCCGTTTGCCGGCCATCGTCGTGATTGGATTTATCTTTTATTCTGAACCTGTGGATGCACTGGTGATTTTGGGGGCAGGGATTATCTTTGCGGCCAACTACCTTAACATCCTAGGCGAAAGGAACCAAAGTTAA
- a CDS encoding ATPase, translated as MIYDSSSHWLGAQHKRVMLFGMSGLGKTHVSSLLRGSGNWFHYSVDYRIGTRYMGENIADNFKQIAMQNPELRDLLLSDSIYIASNITFDNLTPLSTYLGKPGDQSKGGLPFAEYLRRQEQHRQAEISALMDTTRFISRAEEIYHYDNFICDTSGSICEVVNPENPNDPVLSALADQVLMVAIEGSDNHTAKLIKRFDRAPKPMYYQPQFLAEKWSQYLALNKVEEAAVNPDDFIRWAYAQALAHRQPRYAAMAKWGVKITADEISQIQSPTDFNDLIGMALDRRAGTQ; from the coding sequence ATGATCTACGACTCTTCATCGCATTGGCTCGGAGCGCAGCATAAACGCGTGATGCTTTTTGGCATGTCAGGACTGGGTAAAACCCATGTATCCTCGCTTTTGCGCGGCTCGGGAAACTGGTTTCACTATTCTGTCGATTATCGCATCGGCACGCGGTACATGGGGGAAAATATCGCGGATAATTTCAAGCAGATTGCGATGCAAAACCCTGAGCTTCGTGATCTGTTGCTATCAGACTCGATTTATATCGCGTCTAATATCACCTTTGACAATTTAACGCCGCTCTCGACCTATTTGGGAAAACCAGGAGATCAAAGCAAAGGGGGCTTGCCATTTGCAGAATATTTGCGCCGCCAAGAACAGCATCGGCAGGCGGAAATATCGGCCCTAATGGATACCACCCGCTTTATATCGCGGGCAGAAGAAATTTATCACTATGATAACTTCATCTGTGATACCAGCGGCTCGATCTGTGAAGTCGTAAATCCTGAAAATCCAAATGATCCGGTTTTAAGCGCGCTCGCGGATCAGGTTTTAATGGTTGCCATAGAAGGCTCAGACAATCATACAGCCAAGCTGATCAAAAGGTTCGATCGTGCGCCCAAGCCAATGTATTATCAGCCCCAGTTCTTGGCCGAAAAATGGTCGCAATATCTTGCACTAAACAAGGTTGAAGAGGCCGCCGTAAACCCGGATGACTTTATCCGTTGGGCCTATGCGCAGGCACTGGCACATCGCCAACCCCGCTATGCTGCGATGGCAAAATGGGGCGTTAAAATCACAGCCGATGAAATAAGCCAAATACAAAGCCCGACGGATTTCAATGATTTGATTGGTATGGCACTTGATCGCCGCGCCGGCACTCAATAA
- the kdsA gene encoding 3-deoxy-8-phosphooctulonate synthase, with translation MLQKTVKVGNIEIGENHPIAFITGPCQLENRDHAMMMADKISNLCAKNGAQFIFKASYDKANRSSISSARGIGMEEGLRILQDISREFNCPVITDVHEASQCQPASEAVDILQIPAFLCRQTDLLLAAGKTGKPVNVKKGQFMAPWDMWNVAEKIASTGNRDILLCERGTSFGYNTLVNDFRGLQTMAETGYPVIFDATHSVQQPSGQGNTSGGERQFVAGLARAACAMGVSGVFIETHQDPDNAPCDGPNMIDIGQMGALMDELLAFDALRKKL, from the coding sequence ATGCTACAGAAAACTGTTAAAGTTGGTAATATTGAGATTGGTGAAAATCACCCCATCGCCTTTATTACTGGCCCCTGCCAGCTTGAAAACCGAGATCATGCGATGATGATGGCCGATAAAATTTCAAACCTTTGTGCAAAAAATGGGGCGCAGTTTATATTCAAAGCCAGCTATGACAAAGCCAACCGGTCATCCATTTCATCCGCACGCGGGATAGGTATGGAAGAAGGCCTGCGTATCCTACAAGATATTTCACGCGAATTTAACTGCCCAGTTATCACCGATGTGCATGAGGCAAGCCAATGTCAGCCAGCCAGCGAAGCAGTTGATATCTTGCAAATACCGGCCTTTCTATGCCGGCAAACCGATCTGCTTCTGGCCGCTGGTAAAACGGGAAAGCCCGTCAATGTCAAAAAGGGTCAGTTCATGGCGCCTTGGGATATGTGGAATGTGGCCGAAAAAATCGCCAGTACCGGCAATCGAGATATTCTACTGTGCGAGCGCGGCACATCGTTTGGCTATAACACTTTGGTCAATGACTTTCGCGGTCTGCAAACCATGGCTGAAACAGGATATCCGGTTATTTTTGATGCCACCCATTCGGTGCAGCAACCCAGTGGTCAAGGCAATACATCGGGCGGTGAGCGGCAGTTCGTGGCCGGATTGGCCCGCGCTGCCTGTGCTATGGGGGTCAGCGGTGTTTTTATTGAAACCCATCAGGATCCTGATAATGCCCCCTGCGACGGCCCAAACATGATCGATATTGGTCAAATGGGGGCTTTAATGGACGAGTTGCTGGCCTTTGACGCGCTGCGCAAGAAATTATAA
- the dusA gene encoding tRNA dihydrouridine(20/20a) synthase DusA, which translates to MTTSATLVPKSLQRAARFSVAPMMDWTDRHCRYLHRLLSKNALLYTEMVTAPALVRGGALHLLDFNPAEHPVALQLGGSDPKELAQAVRLGAEAGYDEINLNVGCPSDRVQSGTFGAVLMKTPALVAECCAEMIAAVDVEVTVKCRIGVDDQEPQEILPEFLAQVSAAGVGRFAIHARKAWLQGLSPKENRDIPPLDYPLVQQMKGLFPALHLSVNGGITSLDQAAAFLEAGMDGVMIGRAAYHQPSDILAAADQRIFGQGQGADPVTVVQQMLPYIDAHLSSGGKLNQVTRHMLGLFAGQPGARAWRRILSERGHIGGIELVEEALGHVIGQAAA; encoded by the coding sequence ATGACAACATCCGCCACTTTAGTCCCTAAATCCCTGCAACGCGCGGCCCGATTCTCAGTAGCGCCAATGATGGATTGGACGGATAGGCATTGTCGGTACCTACATCGGTTACTGAGTAAAAATGCTCTGCTTTACACCGAAATGGTCACAGCGCCGGCTTTGGTGCGGGGCGGCGCATTGCATTTGCTTGACTTTAACCCGGCCGAGCATCCGGTGGCTTTGCAGCTTGGCGGCTCTGACCCCAAAGAATTGGCGCAAGCGGTGCGGCTTGGGGCCGAGGCGGGCTATGATGAGATCAATCTCAATGTGGGCTGCCCATCGGATCGGGTGCAATCGGGCACTTTCGGGGCCGTATTAATGAAAACCCCGGCTCTGGTAGCAGAATGCTGCGCCGAAATGATCGCTGCGGTGGATGTTGAGGTCACGGTAAAATGCCGTATCGGGGTTGATGACCAAGAGCCGCAGGAAATTTTACCCGAGTTCTTGGCGCAGGTATCTGCGGCCGGTGTCGGGCGCTTTGCGATCCATGCACGTAAAGCTTGGCTGCAGGGGTTAAGCCCAAAAGAAAACCGCGATATACCGCCGCTTGATTATCCTTTGGTTCAGCAGATGAAGGGTTTGTTTCCCGCGCTGCACCTATCGGTCAATGGCGGTATTACATCGCTTGATCAGGCGGCCGCGTTTCTTGAGGCCGGAATGGATGGGGTAATGATTGGCCGCGCGGCTTACCATCAGCCGAGCGATATCCTCGCGGCGGCCGACCAGCGGATTTTTGGACAGGGTCAAGGCGCAGATCCGGTCACAGTGGTGCAGCAAATGCTGCCCTATATCGATGCGCATCTTTCATCGGGCGGAAAACTTAACCAAGTGACACGGCATATGCTGGGTCTTTTTGCAGGCCAACCCGGAGCGCGGGCGTGGCGGCGTATCTTGTCCGAGCGTGGCCATATCGGCGGCATCGAATTGGTGGAAGAGGCGCTCGGTCATGTGATCGGACAGGCGGCTGCATAA
- the kdsB gene encoding 3-deoxy-manno-octulosonate cytidylyltransferase, whose amino-acid sequence MKTVIIIPARYASSRFPGKPLAMLQLANGSRKSLIELSWEAAKQVKDISEVYVATDDSRIRDAALDFGAEVIMTSSNCANGTERCAEALENANLDADLVINLQGDAPLTPPWFIEALIAAMSSDQTAQMATPVLQVDPVTYGLFTEDRRNGRVGGTTAIFDRNSNALYFSKEVLPFLQLEQLTDKADIPVYHHVGVYAYRPAALMAYMQWPEGRLEKLEGLEQLRFLENATQVKCVEVDARGKVFWELNNPEDIARIEKVLEA is encoded by the coding sequence ATGAAAACAGTTATCATCATCCCTGCCCGTTATGCCAGTAGCCGCTTTCCAGGAAAACCGCTGGCGATGCTGCAATTGGCCAATGGATCGCGCAAAAGTCTGATTGAGCTGAGTTGGGAAGCAGCCAAACAAGTTAAGGACATTTCCGAGGTTTATGTGGCAACCGATGATAGCCGCATTCGTGATGCCGCCCTAGATTTTGGCGCCGAGGTTATCATGACCAGCTCAAACTGCGCCAATGGCACAGAACGCTGCGCAGAAGCGCTTGAGAACGCAAATCTTGACGCTGATTTGGTGATTAATTTGCAGGGTGATGCGCCGCTTACGCCGCCGTGGTTTATCGAGGCACTGATTGCGGCAATGTCGTCTGATCAAACGGCTCAAATGGCCACCCCTGTGCTGCAAGTTGATCCCGTCACCTACGGTCTGTTCACAGAAGATCGCCGCAATGGGCGTGTCGGCGGAACAACCGCAATTTTTGATCGTAACAGCAATGCACTTTATTTTTCCAAAGAGGTTTTGCCGTTCCTGCAGCTTGAGCAACTTACCGATAAGGCCGATATTCCGGTCTATCATCACGTCGGCGTTTACGCCTATCGGCCTGCGGCGCTAATGGCCTATATGCAATGGCCCGAAGGCCGTTTGGAAAAGCTTGAAGGGCTTGAGCAGCTTAGGTTTTTAGAAAATGCCACACAAGTTAAATGCGTCGAGGTTGACGCGCGCGGAAAGGTCTTTTGGGAGTTGAACAATCCAGAGGACATCGCCCGCATTGAAAAAGTTTTAGAGGCTTAA
- a CDS encoding NAD-dependent epimerase/dehydratase family protein: MHIFITGVAGFIGANAAGQLLASGHQVTGIDNLNDYYDPALKKDRLQRLEGNNKFQFVTGSIQDPCVLADLFADNGFDAVIHMAAQAGVRYSIDNPRSYLDSNLIGTFELLEAARAHPPKHMLLASTSSAYGANTEMPYQEVQKADHQMSFYAATKKATESMAHSYAHLYSLPITMFRFFTVYGPWGRPDMAPIKFTRNILNGDPIDVYNYGNMRRDFTYVDDLVQALTLLLPQAPTETPIADVADSLSPVAPFRVVNIGNNKPVELIDFISEIENAIGKPAVQNLMEMQAGDVTATWADTTLLEALTGYVPRTDIKTGVKAFVDWYQDYYG, translated from the coding sequence ATGCATATATTTATCACAGGCGTGGCTGGGTTTATCGGGGCAAATGCCGCCGGTCAACTATTGGCCTCTGGCCATCAGGTCACTGGTATTGACAATCTAAATGATTATTACGACCCAGCGTTAAAAAAGGATCGCCTTCAAAGACTTGAAGGCAATAATAAATTCCAATTTGTCACAGGCAGCATCCAAGATCCATGCGTTTTAGCCGACCTATTTGCCGATAATGGCTTTGATGCGGTGATCCATATGGCAGCACAAGCGGGCGTGCGCTATTCAATTGACAACCCGCGCAGCTATCTGGACAGCAATCTTATCGGTACATTTGAGCTTTTAGAGGCCGCGCGTGCGCATCCACCAAAACATATGCTTTTGGCCTCTACCTCTTCTGCCTATGGCGCCAACACCGAAATGCCCTATCAAGAGGTGCAAAAAGCCGATCATCAAATGTCGTTTTATGCAGCTACCAAAAAGGCCACGGAGTCAATGGCGCATTCCTATGCCCATCTTTATTCGCTGCCGATTACCATGTTTCGGTTTTTTACAGTTTACGGCCCCTGGGGGCGGCCAGATATGGCACCGATAAAATTTACCCGCAACATCCTAAATGGCGACCCAATCGATGTTTATAATTATGGCAATATGCGCCGTGATTTCACCTATGTTGATGATCTCGTTCAGGCGTTGACACTTCTGCTTCCGCAGGCGCCCACGGAAACTCCGATTGCCGATGTAGCGGACAGTCTTTCGCCCGTCGCACCTTTTCGTGTGGTTAATATTGGCAATAACAAACCCGTGGAACTGATTGATTTTATTTCTGAAATTGAAAATGCCATTGGTAAACCTGCGGTGCAAAACCTGATGGAGATGCAAGCTGGTGATGTGACGGCCACATGGGCCGATACCACCCTGTTAGAGGCTTTAACCGGCTATGTTCCGCGCACGGATATCAAAACCGGTGTCAAAGCCTTTGTTGATTGGTATCAGGACTACTATGGTTAA